A genome region from Triticum aestivum cultivar Chinese Spring chromosome 2B, IWGSC CS RefSeq v2.1, whole genome shotgun sequence includes the following:
- the LOC123046369 gene encoding copper-transporting ATPase HMA5: MAAGTRALFLACFRGGGGGGAEGSGHRLALRPRYAPVPRRTKAAAVAGDLEAAAGAAEEEEEKVAVFQVTGMTCAACAGSVEKAVKRLPGIHDAAVDVLGCRAQVAFYPAFVSEEKIRETIEDVGFGAKLIDEELKEKSILVCRLHIKGMTCTSCANTVESALQAVPGVQRASVALAIEEAEIRYNRRVVAAIQLVNAVEESGFEAILVTAGEDRSRIDLKVDGILNERSVMIVKSSVQALPGVEDIKIYTELQKITISYKPDQTGPRDLIEVIESAGSGHIAVSIYPEADGREQHRNGEITRYRQSFLWSLLFTIPVFLTSMVFMYIPGLKDGLDKKVVNMMSIGELLRWILSTPVQFVIGRKFYTGAYKAMCHGSPNMDVLIALGTNTAYFYSVYSVLRAATSENYMSTDFFETSSMLISFILLGKYLEILAKGKTSEAIAKLMDLAPETATVLIYDNEGNVVNEKEIDSRLIQKNDVIKVIPGGKVASDGFVIWGQSHVNESMITGESRPVAKRKGDTVIGGTVNENGVLHVRATFVGSESALAQIVRLVESAQMAKAPVQKFADQISKVFVPLVILLSLLTWLTWFLAGRFHGYPSSWIPSSMDSFQLALQFGISVMVIACPCALGLATPTAVMVATGVGASQGVLIKGGQALESAQKVDCIVFDKTGTLTIGKPIVVNTRLFKNMVLREFYDYVAAAEDNSEHPLGKAIVEHAKKFHPEETHIWPEARDFISVTGHGVKAKISDKSVIVGNKSFMLSLDIDVPVEASEILIEEEEKAHTGIIVAMDQEIVGIISVSDPIKPNAHEVISYLKSMKVECIMVTGDNWGTANAIGKEVGIENIIAEAKPEQKAEKVKELQLSGKTVAMVGDGINDSPALVAANVGMAIGAGTDVAIEAADIVLMKSNLEDVITAIDLSRKAFFRIRMNYVWALGYNIIGIPIAAGVLFPSTRFRLPPWVAGAAMAASSVSVVCWSLLLRYYKRPLITQERQT, translated from the exons ATGGCGGCGGGCACTCGAGCCCTCTTCCTCGCCTgcttccgcggcggcggcggcggcggcgccgagggGAGCGGCCACCGCCTCGCGCTGCGGCCGCGGTACGCGCCCGTGCCGCGGCGCACCAAGGCGGCCGCGGTCGCCGGCGATCTGGAGGCCGCGGCGGgggcggccgaggaggaggaggagaaggtggcggTGTTCCAGGTGACCGGCATGACCTGCGCCGCGTGCGCCGGCTCGGTCGAGAAGGCCGTCAAGCGGCTCCCCGGCATCCACGACGCCGCCGTGGACGTCCTCGGGTGCCGCGCGCAGGTCGCCTTCTACCCGGCATTCGTCTCG GAGGAGAAAATTAGGGAAACAATTGAAGATGTTGGTTTCGGAGCTAAACTGATCGACGAGGAGCTTAAGGAAAAGAGCATTCTAGTATGCAGGCTGCACATAAAAGGAATGACCTGCACGTCTTGTGCAAATACAGTTGAATCTGCCTTGCAAGCTGTTCCAGGGGTTCAGAGAGCTTCCGTTGCGCTGGCTATTGAAGAGGCGGAAATCCGTTATAATCGGAGGGTTGTTGCTGCTATCCAACTTGTCAATGCAGTTGAAGAATCTGGCTTTGAAGCAATACTGGTCACCGCAGGAGAAGATCGGAGCAGGATAGACCTCAAAGTTGATGGCATTCTCAATGAGAGATCAGTAATGATAGTGAAAAGTTCTGTCCAAGCTCTTCCTGGTGTGGAAGACATAAAAATCTATACGGAGCTCCAAAAGATAACCATCTCTTACAAGCCTGACCAAACAGGTCCACGAGATCTCATCGAGGTCATCGAGTCAGCTGGATCTGGTCATATTGCTGTATCAATATATCCGGAAGCCGATGGAAGAGAGCAGCATAGAAATGGGGAGATAACGCGGTACAGGCAGTCCTTTTTGTGGAGCTTACTGTTCACAATTCCAGTGTTCCTAACCTCCATGGTGTTCATGTACATCCCAGGGCTGAAGGATGGGCTGGACAAAAAGGTTGTCAACATGATGAGCATTGGTGAACTATTGCGGTGGATTTTGTCAACACCTGTCCAGTTTGTAATTGGCCGCAAATTTTACACTGGTGCTTACAAGGCAATGTGTCATGGCTCACCCAACATGGATGTGCTCATTGCTCTGGGGACCAACACAGCGTACTTCTACTCAGTTTACTCGGTTCTCCGAGCTGCCACTTCTGAGAATTATATGTCAACTGATTTTTTTGAGACAAGTTCCATGCTCATATCATTTATCCTTCTCGGAAAATACCTCGAGATCTTGGCAAAAGGAAAGACCTCTGAGGCTATTGCCAAGCTGATGGATCTTGCACCAGAAACTGCAACTGTGCTGATATATGACAACGAAGGGAATGTTGTAAACGAGAAAGAGATCGACAGTCGGTTGATTCAGAAAAATGATGTGATCAAAGTCATACCTGGTGGAAAAGTTGCTTCCGATGGCTTTGTTATTTGGGGCCAGAGCCATGTGAATGAAAGCATGATCACCGGAGAATCACGGCCCGTGGCAAAGAGGAAGGGCGACACTGTGATTGGAGGGACGGTGAACGAGAATGGTGTGCTCCATGTCAGGGCCACATTTGTTGGATCCGAGAGTGCCCTGGCACAGATTGTAAGGCTAGTAGAGTCAGCCCAAATGGCAAAAGCTCCTGTGCAGAAGTTTGCTGATCAGATATCCAAAGTCTTTGTCCCCCTG GTCATCCTTCTTTCTTTGCTTACTTGGCTTACATGGTTCTTAGCTGGGAGGTTTCATGGCTACCCTAGCTCGTGGATACCATCTTCCATGGATAGCTTTCAGCTAGCTCTTCAGTTCGGAATATCGGTTATGGTGATCGCCTGCCCTTGCGCCCTAGGACTTGCAACTCCAACTGCTGTGATGGTTGCGACTGGAGTCGGTGCCTCGCAAGGTGTTCTGATCAAGGGTGGGCAAGCCCTGGAGAGTGCGCAGAAG GTGGACTGCATTGTTTTCGACAAGACAGGAACACTGACCATTGGGAAGCCTATTGTCGTCAATACCAGGCTCTTTAAAAATATGGTCCTACGTGAATTCTATGACTATGTCGCAGCAGCAGAG GACAACAGTGAGCATCCGCTGGGGAAAGCGATAGTGGAGCATGCTAAGAAATTCCACCCGGAAGAAACCCATATCTGGCCTGAAGCAAGGGATTTCATTTCGGTCACCGGACACGGTGTCAAGGCAAAGATCAGCGACAAGAGTGTCATTGTGGGCAACAAGAGCTTCATGCTGTCGTTAGACATTGATGTCCCTGTGGAAGCTTCAGAAATCCTCATAGAAGAGGAAGAGAAGGCACACACAGGGATCATCGTGGCCATGGATCAAGAAATAGTGGGCATAATCTCTGTGTCTGATCCGATAAAACCGAACGCCCATGAGGTGATATCATACCTCAAGTCAATGAAGGTGGAGTGCATAATGGTGACCGGGGACAACTGGGGAACCGCCAACGCCATCGGCAAAGAGGTTGGCATCGAAAACATCATAGCTGAGGCGAAGCCGGAGCAGAAGGCTGAGAAGGTGAAGGAGCTTCAG CTGTCTGGAAAAACTGTGGCGATGGTCGGCGATGGGATCAACGATTCCCCGGCGCTGGTCGCGGCCAACGTCGGGATGGCCATCGGCGCGGGCACCGACGTGGCCATCGAGGCAGCGGACATCGTGCTCATGAAGAGCAACCTGGAGGACGTGATCACCGCCATCGACCTGTCCAGGAAGGCCTTCTTCCGCATACGGATGAACTACGTGTGGGCCCTCGGCTACAACATCATCGGCATCCCGATCGCCGCGGGGGTGCTGTTCCCGTCCACCCGGTTCCGACTGCCGCCGTGGGTCGCCGGCGCCGCGATGGCCGCGTCCTCCGTCAGCGTCGTCTGCTGGTCCCTGCTGCTGAGGTACTACAAGAGGCCGTTGATCACACAGGAGCGGCAGACATAG
- the LOC123046371 gene encoding uncharacterized protein isoform X2 translates to MQGSRRKKKCRRPHESHSSKDPQSVIVIFLGVLGRRGGEGGETPWQRPVANLRVSREGILAGVVASRGAWSTGRAGALTLFVLPTLHTSSGGGQQCRRRLCDGERSIIAAPAVPRSHYIRVLMSNMTLRPSSLQEET, encoded by the exons ATG CAAGGAagtaggaggaagaagaaatgCAGGCGACCTCATGAAAGTCACAGCAGCAAAGATCCACAG TCTGTTATTGTTATCTTCTTGGGAGTACTTGGAAGGCGTGGCGGGGAAGGTGGGGAAACGCCATGGCAGAGGCCAGTGGCAAACCTACGTGTAAGCCGTGAG GGTATTCTTGCTGGCGTCGTCGCTAGCAGAGGCGCATGGTCGACAGGAAGAGCCGGGGCATTGACACTTTTCGTGCTACCAACACTACATACCAGC TCCGGAGGAGGCCAGCAGTGCCGACGACGGCTCTGCGATGGGGAAAGGTCGATCATTGCGGCACCAGCAGTTCCACGATCACATTATATCCGCGTGTTGATGAGCAACATGACTCTCCGCCCTTCCTCCCTCCAG GAAGAGACATGA
- the LOC123046371 gene encoding uncharacterized protein isoform X1, giving the protein MQGSRRKKKCRRPHESHSSKDPQSVIVIFLGVLGRRGGEGGETPWQRPVANLRVSREGILAGVVASRGAWSTGRAGALTLFVLPTLHTSQSGGGQQCRRRLCDGERSIIAAPAVPRSHYIRVLMSNMTLRPSSLQEET; this is encoded by the exons ATG CAAGGAagtaggaggaagaagaaatgCAGGCGACCTCATGAAAGTCACAGCAGCAAAGATCCACAG TCTGTTATTGTTATCTTCTTGGGAGTACTTGGAAGGCGTGGCGGGGAAGGTGGGGAAACGCCATGGCAGAGGCCAGTGGCAAACCTACGTGTAAGCCGTGAG GGTATTCTTGCTGGCGTCGTCGCTAGCAGAGGCGCATGGTCGACAGGAAGAGCCGGGGCATTGACACTTTTCGTGCTACCAACACTACATACCAGC CAGTCCGGAGGAGGCCAGCAGTGCCGACGACGGCTCTGCGATGGGGAAAGGTCGATCATTGCGGCACCAGCAGTTCCACGATCACATTATATCCGCGTGTTGATGAGCAACATGACTCTCCGCCCTTCCTCCCTCCAG GAAGAGACATGA
- the LOC123046371 gene encoding uncharacterized protein isoform X3: MQGSRRKKKCRRPHESHSSKDPQSVIVIFLGVLGRRGGEGGETPWQRPVANLRGILAGVVASRGAWSTGRAGALTLFVLPTLHTSQSGGGQQCRRRLCDGERSIIAAPAVPRSHYIRVLMSNMTLRPSSLQEET; encoded by the exons ATG CAAGGAagtaggaggaagaagaaatgCAGGCGACCTCATGAAAGTCACAGCAGCAAAGATCCACAG TCTGTTATTGTTATCTTCTTGGGAGTACTTGGAAGGCGTGGCGGGGAAGGTGGGGAAACGCCATGGCAGAGGCCAGTGGCAAACCTACGT GGTATTCTTGCTGGCGTCGTCGCTAGCAGAGGCGCATGGTCGACAGGAAGAGCCGGGGCATTGACACTTTTCGTGCTACCAACACTACATACCAGC CAGTCCGGAGGAGGCCAGCAGTGCCGACGACGGCTCTGCGATGGGGAAAGGTCGATCATTGCGGCACCAGCAGTTCCACGATCACATTATATCCGCGTGTTGATGAGCAACATGACTCTCCGCCCTTCCTCCCTCCAG GAAGAGACATGA
- the LOC123046371 gene encoding uncharacterized protein isoform X4, which translates to MQGSRRKKKCRRPHESHSSKDPQSVIVIFLGVLGRRGGEGGETPWQRPVANLRGILAGVVASRGAWSTGRAGALTLFVLPTLHTSSGGGQQCRRRLCDGERSIIAAPAVPRSHYIRVLMSNMTLRPSSLQEET; encoded by the exons ATG CAAGGAagtaggaggaagaagaaatgCAGGCGACCTCATGAAAGTCACAGCAGCAAAGATCCACAG TCTGTTATTGTTATCTTCTTGGGAGTACTTGGAAGGCGTGGCGGGGAAGGTGGGGAAACGCCATGGCAGAGGCCAGTGGCAAACCTACGT GGTATTCTTGCTGGCGTCGTCGCTAGCAGAGGCGCATGGTCGACAGGAAGAGCCGGGGCATTGACACTTTTCGTGCTACCAACACTACATACCAGC TCCGGAGGAGGCCAGCAGTGCCGACGACGGCTCTGCGATGGGGAAAGGTCGATCATTGCGGCACCAGCAGTTCCACGATCACATTATATCCGCGTGTTGATGAGCAACATGACTCTCCGCCCTTCCTCCCTCCAG GAAGAGACATGA